In the Hylaeus volcanicus isolate JK05 chromosome 1, UHH_iyHylVolc1.0_haploid, whole genome shotgun sequence genome, one interval contains:
- the LOC128877050 gene encoding tuberin isoform X3, which translates to MRVKFFMVVKEHNIPEDIGPRLELLQSLTENGKDIVHLEERMGPFLLDWMPVVTAGDGKRGSEFLSLLVNVIKFNSAYIDDNIISGLVQYICHLCYYSNSTEVVSGCLETLNAIVCYSNLQSDSLQTFIIALCGSVNVETYCQISWKIMRNLLGTHMGHSALYNMCHLLQDANFQRDVRLLRGAVFYVNMGLWGTHRIRKLECTPTSVLPSFYQALKCNHPIVMYEVTLSIQRLVNKYGAELWDPTWSIILDIIEEVISHTETSNQPATKQVSMSLHETINSIENLLDNGHYNGCVQRFYDLVERCSDTRPEGSVLKLIEYRAHTIGPTHYQWQSRLANLMERYYKIETRTNVRMKVLDVFTSVIQINRSRYEDELIERIVMPYFQHVDMDSDITVRNGVTHLLVDLCSECDTKRCLELLDVLEKLINKPFYSDTPIMKDTDIKDAKTAVLGVIKILTLKIYSLPSSHAIRAYKVLVNHLEHHYKDPSVFHDVSTIRYLIFECFLKIRANTLYHLGFPDAQNTSVTRFSPYLVLEHAAIERMNSGGGGNSPPPASPAPLQHLSCQITHMSLAHACKAIISCIKSEKDWKVLQLVLKELPQVMQNRALVLSRHTNDIDYFAAALCSMVSDKSLRLPESLYNVPPKFTISEFRVHVFPVLASLASYHAHLEPNLQQRLIKCLEVGLTAKCASQCVTSLTTCILEMRDAMNKLLSEVLLNLSKISATVHIAIPILEFLSTLTRLPKVFASFIGDQYMSVFAILLPYTNPFKYDHYTVSLAHHVIAVWFLKCRLPFRRDFVRFITTGLKANVIVPFEEGHLMKSDFNFMNEDSSNRKRSSSLTEQGSRGRRERPIIANRMIGDGKASDLKPPIDEALMTFHVELTETCIDLMARYTFSTYSARPKRLPTADFLLKEGQSMTWLLGNKLITVTTSGCSNKAMRGGLCDNCWVACKPGPQSPEHARTSQSNLRRASSTETAKEDKLSRQSSGGHGSSTANTAANSPTEELKKASDDLDTTKRDFTLEKTDKDQVESFKLEQILNSEKPEEHVLCACWCQGWAEIYVRRPTGDMSWIMRIQNSMQFETHVDFPVYDIMALYRPNQDLSHKQQESTSEYSGDEAEDTADKNADQVQSDHSSLMKSVTSSSVSSGPIAIPGSPARPNPSRQSSRDSLESLEDGEDDVRRSRNPVRRSNSSPEMSANWKNPFLNKEKLNLQQTDRELSSVDLEIKIDAELKKHAKTTYAKDMRVSCEAIPEEMFGMGTTPPSSEIASDHPTALKSQRSYPGATQVTQVITTSSNTVPPSPTTVQVQGTTLFLGVQARAAQIQSSTVKPPQSPTQIYPRLSNLDSGQKQTTLGAENKPPHGRNHLAEKQKDERPDPSMLPPLPLPFRDRGHTISVMSPVKKSRAEWDNIRRGNSPRVKDPPKTGINPSFVFLQLYHTAHFGSPSEKPLLVPQTTAVQRAVTNLDRIQPYETHKIGVLYVGPGQASNETEILANQHGSFRYTEFLQRLGTLVRLKDVDESVFLGGLDRNGENGNFAYIWQDDVTQVAFHVATLMPTKPSDPKCTSKKQHIGNNYVTVVYNESGEPYNIQTVKGQFNYACVVIQPLDHGTNQVTVQVKEELAKHIRHSEPKIISDQNLAILSRQLALHANLASMVSSSLEQNSHNPYASNWLERLRHIKRLRNRVLQESINNNPDGTSDDLSPRPNKRVYMDDFTEYTT; encoded by the exons ATGAgagttaaattttttatggTTGTTAAAGAACATAATATTCCAGAAGATATCGGACCTAG ATTGGAACTTTTACAAAGCCTAACAGAAAATGGAAAGGATATAGTACATTTGGAAGAGAGAATGGGTCCTTTTTTGTTAGATTGGATGCCTGTTGTAACAGCAGGTGATGGGAAAAGAGGctctgaatttttatctctccttgttaatgtaataaaattcaactcAGCTTATATAGATGACAACATAATATCAGGCCTTGTTCA gtacATTTGTCATCTGTGTTATTATAGCAATAGCACTGAAGTCGTGTCTGGGTGTTTGGAAACTCTAAATGCGATTGTTTGTTACAGTAATTTACAGTCTGATTCGttacaaacttttattataGCGCTATGTGGAAGTGTAAATGTTGAAACGTATTGTCAAATAAGTTGGAAG ATAATGCGTAATTTATTAGGAACTCATATGGGTCATTCTGCACTATATAATATGTGTCATTTATTACAagatgcaaattttcaacgagaTGTACGTTTGCTTAGAGGTGCAGTATTCTATGTAAATATGGGTCTCTGGGGCACACATAGAATTCGAAAACTAGAATGTACACCCACATCTGTATTACCTTCGTTCTATCAA GCTTTAAAATGTAATCATCCAATCGTTATGTATGAAGTTACATTATCAATTCAAAGACTAGTGAACAAATATGGTGCTGAATTATGGGATCCTACATGGAgtattattcttgatattatAGAGGAAGTTATTTCTCATACAG aGACTAGTAATCAGCCTGCAACTAAACAAGTTTCAATGAGTTTACACGAAACAATAAATAGCATTGAGAATTTACTGGATAACGGCCATTACAATGGTTGTGTTCAACGATTTTATGATCTCGTTGAACGTTGCAGCGATACACGAcct GAAGGAtctgttttgaaattaattgaatatcgagCACATACTATAGGACCTACTCATTATCAATGGCAATCTAGATTAGCGAATTTAATGGAAcgttattacaaaattgaaacacGTACCAATGTTAGAATGAAAGTTCTTGATGTTTTTACAAGTGTCATTCAAATCAATag atcCAGGTATGAAGACGAATTGATCGAACGAATAGTTATGCCATACTTTCAACATGTAGACATGGATTCAGATATCACAGTTCGTAATGGTGTCACACATTTACTTGTTGATCTTTGTTCTGAATGCGATACAAAACGATGTTTGGAACTTTTAGATGTATTAGAAAAG TTGATCAACAAGCCTTTCTATTCTGATACTCCAATTATGAAGGACACTGACATTAAAGATGCGAAGACTGCAGTTCTtggtgtaataaaaatattgacgttaaaaatttattctttaccATCAAGTCATGCAATACGTGCTTATAAGGTTTTAGTGAATCATCTTGAACACCATTATAAGGATCCATCTGTCTTCCATGATGTTTCTACAATTCGATATCTG atttttgagtgtttcttaaaaattagaGCAAATACACTATATCATCTTGGATTTCCGGATGCACAAAATACGTCTGTAACACGGTTCAGTCCATATTTAGTGTTAGAACATGCTGCAATTGAACGAATGAATAGTGGAGGTGGTGGAAATAGTCCACCGCCAGCAAGTCCAGCTCCACTGCAACATTTATCTTGTCAGATTACTCATATGTCGTTGGCACATGCGTGTAAAGCTATTATTTCCTGTATTAAATCAGAGAAag attGGAAAGTTTTGCAACTTGTATTAAAAGAGTTACCTCAAGTAATGCAAAATAGAGCATTGGTATTATCGCGCCATACTAACGACATTGACTACTTTGCAGCCGCACTTTGTTCAATG GTCAGTGATAAGAGCTTAAGACTTCCAGAATCTTTGTACAATGTTCCTCCAAAATTTACTATTTCTGAGTTTCGCGTTCATGTTTTCCCAGTATTAGCATCGTTAGCCTCATATCATGCACATCTGGAACCTAATTTACAgcaacgtttaataaaatgtttagag GTTGGTTTAACAGCAAAATGCGCAAGTCAGTGTGTTACTAGTCTTACAACTTGTATATTAGAAATGCGTGATGCAATGAACAAACTTTTATCTGAGGTCCTCTTAAATCTGTCAAAAATTTCAGCAACAGTGCACATAGCTATAccaattttggaatttttatcta CTCTTACTAGACTTCCAAAGGTTTTTGCAAGTTTTATCGGAGATCAATACATGTCTGTTTTTGCAATTCTATTACCATATACAAATCCATTTAAATATGATCATTATACAGTATCATTGGCACATCATGTAATTGCTGTATGGTTTTTGAAATGTCGATTACCATTTCGAAGAGACTTTGTGAGATTTATTACAACA GGCTTGAAGGCTAATGTAATAGTTCCCTTTGAAGAAGGACATTTAATGAAatcagattttaattttatgaatgaagATTCATCAAATAGAAAGCGTAGTTCAAGTTTAACAGAACAG ggcaGTAGAGGTCGAAGAGAGAGACCAATAATAGCCAATCGTATGATAGGTGATGGGAAAGCTTCAGACTTGAAACCGCCAATCGATGAAGCTTTAATGACCTTTCACGTCGAACTTACCGAAACTTGCATCGATCTTATGGCTCGATATACATTTTCAACGTACTCGGCTCGACCTAAGAG aCTTCCAACTGCTGACTTTCTCCTTAAGGAAGGTCAATCAATGACATGGCTACTTGGTAACAAACTCATTACTGTAACGACAAGTGGTTGTAGTAATAAAGCAATGCGCGGAGGACTTTGCGATAACTGTTGGGTTGCATGTAAACCCGGCCCTCAATCACCGGAACATGCAAGAACGTCTCAGTCAAACTTAAGACGGGCATCAAGTACAGAg ACAGCGAAGGAGGACAAATTGTCTAGGCAATCTTCTGGAGGTCATGGAAGCTCTACTGCAAACACTGCTGCAAACTCTCCAACggaagaattaaagaaagcatcgGACGATTTAGACACAACCAAAAGAGATTTTACTTTAGAAAAGACGGACAAAGATCAAGTTGAGTCATTCAAATTGGAGCAAATACTTAACAGTGAAAAACCAGAAGAACACGTACTTTGCGCTTGCTGGTGTCAAGGTTGGGCTGAAATATATGTGCGGAGACCTACAGGCGACATGTCCTGGATAATGAGAATCCAGAATTCTATGCAATTTGAAACTCACGTAGACTTTCCCGTATATGACATAATGGCTTTATATAGACCAAACCAGGATTTATCGCATAAACAACAAGAATCTACGTCAGAATATTCTGGAGACGAAGCAGAG GATACAGCGGATAAGAATGCAGATCAAGTACAAAGTGATCATAGTAGCCTTATGAAATCTGTGACGTCATCTTCTGTATCATCGGGTCCAATTGCAATACCGGGTTCACCAGCACGACCAAATCCTTCGAGACAAAGTTCTCGCGACAGTTTAGAAAGTTTAGAAGACGGTGAAGATG ATGTACGTCGTTCTCGAAATCCAGTGCGTAGATCAAATTCTAGTCCTGAAATGAGCGCTAATTGGAAAAACCCATTCTTAAATAAGGAGAAACTAAATTTGCAACAAACAGATCGAGAGCTTTCATCTGTggatttagaaattaaaattgatgccgaattaaagaaacatgCAAAAACCACCTATGCAAAAGATATGAG AGTCAGTTGCGAAGCTATACCAGAAGAAATGTTCGGCATGGGTACAACCCCGCCATCATCGGAGATTGCATCGGATCATCCAACTGCATTGAAATCTCAACGTTCTTATCCAGGAGCAACGCAAGTAACACAAGTTATTACAACGAGTAGCAATACTGTCCCACCGTCGCCGACTACTGTACAA GTACAAGGAACTACCTTATTTTTGGGAGTGCAGGCTCGTGCGGCGCAAATACAATCCTCTACTGTAAAACCGCCGCAATCACCTACCCAAATTTATCCTCGGTTATCTAATCTTGATTCTGGACAGAAACAAACAACATTAGGAGCAGAAAATAAACCACCCCATGGACGAAATCATCTTGCGGAGAAG CAAAAGGATGAACGACCTGATCCCTCCATGTTACCGCCGCTGCCTTTACCATTCCGTGATAGGGGTCATACAATTTCCGTAATGAGTCCTGTAAAAAAATCACGTGCAGAATGGGATAATATTCGCAGAGGAAATTCACCACGAGTAAAAGATCCTCCTAAAACTGGTATTAATCCCAG tttCGTGTTTTTGCAACTATATCATACAGCGCATTTTGGCTCTCCTTCGGAAAAACCCTTACTAGTTCCACAAACAACAGCTGTGCAAAGAGCGGTGACAAATCTAGATAGAATACAGCCGTATGAAACTCATAAAATTGGAGTTCTTTACGTTGGTCCAGGGCAAGCTTCCaatgaaactgaaattttagCTAATCAACACGGATCGTTCCGATATACAGAATTTTTACAACGATTGGGAACGTTAGTGCGATTAAAAGATGTCGATGAAAGTGTATTCTTAGGAGGACTAGACCGCAATGGCGAAAATGGAAACTTTGCATATATTTGGCAAGACGATGTCACACAG GTGGCATTTCATGTGGCTACTTTGATGCCAACAAAACCAAGCGATCCAAAATGTACTTCTAAAAAACAGCACATTGGAAATAATTATGTTACCGTCGTTTATAATGAATCTGGAGAACCGTATAATATACAAACTGTAAAA gGACAATTTAATTATGCGTGTGTCGTAATACAACCCTTAGATCACGGCACTAATCAAGTTACAGTTCAAGTGAAAGAAGAGTTAGCAAAGCATATTCGCCATAGCGAacctaaaattatttctgatcAAAATTTAGCAATTTTATCTCGACAGCTTGCACTTCATGCTAAT cttGCTTCGATGGTTTCATCGTCTTTAGAACAAAACAGTCATAATCCATATGCTTCAAATTGGCTAGAGCGTTTACGACATATTAAACGACTCCGAAATCGTGTCTTACAAGAatccataaataataatccgGATGGAACATCTGACGATTTATCACCTAGACCGAATAAACGCGTTTACATGGATGATTTTACCGAATACACAACatga